A portion of the Polaribacter cellanae genome contains these proteins:
- a CDS encoding glycosyltransferase family 2 protein, which yields MLSVLLPTYNYNCFPFVKELHKQLLEAEVNFEIICLDDGSKSVLNKENQQINTLSFSNFEELTTNIGRSAIRNLLAKKATYNWLLFLDSDGFPVHNNFIKLYLNKIEDSKNDFSGFIGGRIHKVGTTNNLRIKFGIGREEVSEDLRNKNPYRYFFTSNIVFKKSVFNEIQFNEKLTGYGYEDLVFGNKMKELNHKVFHINNPVYHLQIEDNTLFINKTKQGLNNLLFLKKQKLLKKNDVKLLSYFHKINSFGLQRNMVKMKDFFIRKAIKTSSLFYYDLFKLSYLCYLKEKENETK from the coding sequence CTTCATAAACAATTACTTGAAGCAGAAGTTAACTTTGAAATTATCTGCTTAGATGATGGTTCTAAATCTGTTTTAAATAAGGAAAACCAACAAATAAATACTTTGTCGTTTTCTAATTTTGAAGAACTTACAACAAATATTGGTAGAAGTGCAATTCGAAATTTATTAGCGAAAAAAGCAACTTACAACTGGTTGTTATTTTTAGATTCAGATGGATTTCCTGTGCATAATAATTTTATAAAGCTATATTTAAATAAGATTGAAGATTCGAAAAACGATTTTTCTGGCTTTATTGGCGGAAGAATTCATAAAGTAGGTACAACAAACAATCTTAGAATTAAATTCGGAATCGGAAGAGAAGAAGTCTCTGAAGATTTACGAAATAAGAATCCCTATCGATATTTTTTTACTTCGAATATAGTATTTAAGAAAAGTGTTTTTAATGAAATTCAGTTTAACGAAAAATTAACTGGTTATGGTTATGAAGATTTAGTTTTTGGGAATAAAATGAAAGAACTAAACCATAAAGTATTTCATATAAATAACCCTGTTTACCATTTGCAAATAGAAGATAATACTTTGTTTATCAACAAAACAAAACAGGGTTTAAATAATTTATTGTTTTTAAAAAAGCAAAAATTATTGAAAAAAAATGATGTAAAATTGTTATCTTACTTTCATAAAATAAATAGTTTTGGGTTGCAAAGAAATATGGTTAAGATGAAGGATTTCTTTATTCGAAAAGCAATAAAAACATCCTCTTTATTTTATTACGATTTATTTAAATTAAGTTACTTGTGTTATTTAAAGGAAAAAGAAAATGAAACAAAATAG